Proteins from a genomic interval of Neovison vison isolate M4711 chromosome 4, ASM_NN_V1, whole genome shotgun sequence:
- the LOC122904467 gene encoding LOW QUALITY PROTEIN: L-lactate dehydrogenase A-like 6A (The sequence of the model RefSeq protein was modified relative to this genomic sequence to represent the inferred CDS: inserted 3 bases in 2 codons), which produces MSWAGRVLRASRRLDPVGANVFCLGMVLRSCQVACTPLRDSRSFIPVSKMGTVRCEFTKNLTSEETIYHSKISTIGTGSVGIACAISILLKGLSDELAFVDADEGKMKGETVDLQHGSSFIKMPYIVCSIDYHVTANSNLVIMTAVVHPGKGETCFDVVKRNVSIFKLMISNITWFSPQCKMIVVSNPVDILTYVSWKLSAIPQNHVIGSGRNLDTVRFHFFIGQRLSFHSESXWILGEHGDSGVHVWSGVNIAGIPLKDLNSDIGTDKDPDDWENVHREVITCGCEMIKMKGYTNWAVCLSVADLTGNILKNLRRVHTVSTITKGLYEINEEVFVSVPCILGGNGIANHIKIKLTPEEESXLRKSAEKLWEI; this is translated from the exons ATGAGCTGGGCTGGGAGAGTCCTACGGGCAAGCAGGAGACTAGACCCTGTAGGAGCGAATGTCTTTTGCCTAGGGATGGTTTTGCGTTCCTGCCAGGTGGCATGCACCCCCCTAAGGGACAGTAGGTCCTTCATCCCGGTCTCCAAAATGGGAACTGTCAGGTGTGAATTTACTAAGAATTTAACTTCAGAGGAGACCATTTATCACAGTAAGATCTCTACTATAGGAACTGGATCAGTTGGCATAGCATGTGCTATCAGCATCTTACTAAAAGGCTTGAGTGATGAACTTGCCTTTGTGGATGCTgatgaagggaaaatgaagggtgAGACAGTGGATCTTCAACATGGCAGCTCTTTCATTAAAATGCCATATATTGTTTGCAGCATAGATTACCATGTCACTGCAAACTCCAACCTAGTGATTATGACAGCAGTTGTACACccaggaaaaggagaaacatgCTTTGATGTAGTTAAGAGAAATGTGTCCATCTTTAAATTAATGATTTCCAACATTACCTGGTTTAGTCCCCAGTGTAAAATGATAGTTGTTTCCAATCCAGTGGATATCTTAACTTATGTATCTTGGAAATTGAGTGCAATTCCCCAAAACCATGTTATTGGAAGTGGCCGTAATCTGGACACTGTccgtttccatttctttattgggCAAAGACTTAGTTTCCACTCCGAAAG ATGGATCCTTGGAGAACATGGAGACTCGGGTGTACATGTGTGGAGTGGAGTGAACATTGCTGGTATCCCCTTGAAGGATCTGAATTCAGATATAGGAACAGATAAAGATCCTGATGACTGGGAAAATGTCCACAGAGAAGTGATAACCTGTGGTTGTGAGATGATTAAAATGAAAGGTTATACTAATTGGGCTGTTTGCCTCTCTGTAGCTGACTTAACAGGAAACATTTTGAAGAATCTTAGGAGAGTGCATACAGTTTCCACTATAACGAAAGGCctctatgaaataaatgaagaagtgTTTGTTAGTGTTCCTTGTATCCTGGGAGGGAATGGTATTGCAAACCATATTAAGATAAAGCTGACCCCTGAAGAGGAAT GTTTGAGAAAGAGTGCAGAAAAACTTTGGGAAATTTAG